The genomic window GCGCAACGTCGCCACCTTGCAGATCATTTGGAACATGCTCGAACAATTTCCCGGCGATAAGCAAATCGCCGCGGCCGACGAGGTCGGTGCCGACACCGGGTTCATGATTCGCGTGCCGCATGCGAGCGGCATGCTCGAAGGACACTACACGGAGGAGACCGTCTTCCCGGAGAACGATCATCGCCGCCATCGTCCCCGCTCCTGGCTGATCAACGGCATTCAAAAAGTCAAACAGCTGCGGTTCCTCGAGAGCCCGTCACGCACGTTGGGCCAGGCCGCGATCCAGTGGCTCCTGCGCGAGCCGCGCGTCATGACCGTGCTTCCGAACATCTACGACTCGGCCCAGCTTCGCGAATTCGCGTTGGCAACGGAGTCGCCCGCACTGACCGCGGATGAGCTGGCAGCGATCGACGCGCTCTATCGACGCAACTTCGGGCTCGAAGAGGAGCCGATGAAATTCAAGGGCACGATGACGCGCGAATCGGTTTCCGCGTAGTGGCTGCGAACGAGACTGTTCGCAGCGACGGGGCGCCGGCGCCGATCGGCCCGTACAGTCAGGCCATTCGCAGCGGTAAGACCCTGTATTGCTCGGGACAGATCGCGCTCGATCCAACGAGCGGCGCGCTGATCGACGGCGACGTCGCGGCGCAGACCGAACAGGCAATGAAAAACCTCGGCGCGGTACTGCGGGCCGCCGGGTTCGACTACGACGACATCGTCAAAACGTCGATCTTCCTGATCGACATGAACGATTTCGCCGCGGTCAACGAGGTCTACGGCCGCTACGTGGACGCTGCCAAGCCGGCGCGCTCGACGGTCGCCGTCGCTGCCCTCCCACGCGGCGCGCGCGTCGAAATCGACTGCATCGCTCGAAAATAGCTCCCAACCAGTTCGGAGTCGGGGTGACGGTTTCCGAATTGCGCCTCAATAGAGTTTCAAATACGCCCGGTGTTCCCAGGGGTGCACGGCGCGGCGGTAGCTTTCGTATTCGGCGAGTTTCGCGTCGCGGAACGCATGATAGATGTGATCGCCGAGCGCGGCGCGTACGACCGGGTCTTTGTCGAGTTCGGAGATCGCCTGCCGCAACGATTTCGGTAAAAGACCGATTCCTCGTTCGTGCCGTTCGCGTTCGTCGAGGTCGTAGGTCGATCCGGCAAGTGCGCCGCCCGGCAGCAGACTTCGCGCGACGCCGTCACCCGCCGCGCCGAGCAGTACGGCGAGCGCGAGATAGGGATTGCATGCCGGGTCGGGGCTGCGCATCTCGATCAGATGCGGCCGGCTCGCCGGCGGCACGCGTACCAGCGCGTTGACGCTGCGCTCGGACCACACCGTGTAAATCGGTGCGTCCCACGCGGCTACCAGCCGTTTATAGGAATTCACGGTTGGATTGCAGATCGCGGTGGCGGCGGATGCGTGCTCGAGCAACCCGCCGATGACGTAGAGCATCGTCTCTTCGTCGGACTGCTCGCCGAGCCGGAATTCGACGTGTAAGCCGTTTCCGGCGCGCTCTTCGAGCGGCTTGGGCATGAAGGTCGCATCGAGGCCAAAGCCGGCTGCCACGTGTTTGGCGATCGTCCGCAGCGTGAGCACGTTGTCGGCGGCGGCAAGCGGATCTTCGAATGCGAGATCGATTTCGTGCTGGCCCGGTCCGTGTTCGTGATGCGCCGAAGCCACCGCGATGCCCATGCTCTGCAGCGCCGCGACGATCGCGCTGCGCGCGTCTTCACCGCGGTCGTTGGCCGAGAAATCGAAATAGCTGCCGACGTCCGAGGTTTTCGTGCCGCCCTCGAACAGATAGAACTCGACCTCCAGGCCGATGCGCAGCGCCGGCAAGACGGCGTTCGCGCTCTCGATCGCGCGTGCGAGCGTGGTGCGGGGACAGCCTTCGAACGGCGAGCCGTCCGGCATCGCGATGTCGCAGAGCAGGCGCGCCTGCGCGCCCTCGGGGCTCGGCCACGGATAGACCGCGAACGTCGCCGGATCCGGGCGCAGCACCATGTCGAGTTCCTCGCCGCGCACGAATCCGTCGATCGACCCGCCGTCGAAGGTCACGCGGCCGTCGAGCGCGGCCTCGAGTTCGCTGGCGGGAATCGACACGTTCTTGCTCACGCCGAATATGTCGGCGAAGACCAGGCGCACGAAACGTACGTTGCGTTCCTTGGCGACCTTGACGACGTCGCGCTTATTGTTGGTTGTGGAGTGCATCGATCGCCAACGCGAGACGGAGGGTGAGCTGATCGTGCGCGCTCTCCAGCGAGCGCCCGGAGATCTCGTTGATTTGGCGCAGACGGTAGAAGACGGTGTGACGGTGGACATTGAGCTCGGATGCCGTTGTTTTCACGTTTTGCCCCGTTGCAAAGTAGAGCGCGAGCGTGCGCTCGAGTTCGGTTTGATGCTTCTCGTCGTAGGCGCGTAGCGGCGCCAGCACCGCGCGCGCGAGCGCGCGCAAATGCTCGACGTCCGCTCCGTCGTAGAGCAGTGCATACGCGCCCAGCTCGTCGTAGGCAGCGACTCGCCCGCCGCCGTAGATACGCCGGCCGATCGTGAGCGCCGCTTCGGCGTTCGCGACGCCGCGCTGCGCGCCCAGCGGTGCGACGACGGCCGAAACGCCGCCGGCAATGCGCAATCCCGATTTCCGTTTGGCGGCGCTTTTCGGCAAGAGCTGCGCGGCCGTCTTCGCATTTTCGGCGTCGACTTCGCGCCCGGCCGGAACGAGCACCGTCAGGGTTACGCCGCGCTCGAGGATGCCCACGTCGGCATCGCTCGCCCGGAACGTTTCGGCGGCGAGTGCGCGCAGTTCGGCTAAGGCGGGCGCGTGGTCCTCGTCCGGACCCGGCTCGGCTTCGAGCGCGATGCAGACGTACTGGGTCGCGAGGGTAACGCCGCGCGCGGCCGCGTCCTCGCGTGCCGAGCCGATCTCGTGGTACGCTCCGCCGATCAGGCGTTCCCAAAACGTGCGGCGCCGCGTGCGTCCGCCATCGGCCTCGCGCGCGAGCTCGAGCGCGATCGCCGCGGCAGCCAGACGGACGATGCGAACCAGTTCCTGGTCTACCTCCGGGGTGCCGGGAAAAACCGAGAGATAGCCGAGCTGATTCGTGCCTGAAGCGATGGCGACGGTGTGGACGCGGCCGTTGCCAAGACCGCGAGCCGTGGCCGGGAGACTGCCTTTACCGGCGGTCGCCACGTGACGCCACTCGGCGTCTTCCACCAGGACCCCCATTCCGGCCGCGTCGGAGAGGTGCGCTGCGAGCGCCTTCGGACCGCCGCCCGCGGCGGCGATCCGGGACAATTCTTCGGCAAATTCGATGATCCGGTCGGGGGTCATCCACAACTCTTTCGGCGAAATTGACGATAGTTCTTGGAGATGGACCCGCAAGTATTGCGTGAGGCGGTGGCCTCGCTGTACGAGGATACACCGGACGCGGTCGTCATGTACGACGCGACCGGGCATACCATTGCCGCCAACGAGGCCGCGCAGGCGCTCACCGGTTACAGCCCCGGCGAGTTCATCGGTTCGCCATACCGGCTGCACGTCGTCGAGACCGATTTCTCGCGACTGGAGCTCGCCCTCAAAACGGGGCTGGCCGGCGGGACCGATCATTTCGATACCAGCGTCAAGCATCGCGAAGGCACGCTGATCCCGGTCGAGTGTTACGTGTTTCCCGCGCGGTTCAACGGCGAAATCGTCGGGGTCTTTGCGCAGGCCCGCGACATCGTCGCGCTCCGCTCGGCCGAGTCCTCGCTCACGATCAATCAGGAAAAGTTTCGTTCGCTCTTCGAATATCACCCCGACGGCATCATGGAGCTCAAGAGTTCCGGCGCGATCTCGCGCGTCAACGTCGCGCTCGAAGGCGAGACCGGTTACTACGGCGAGCAGGTCGTCGGTAAGCCCTGGACGGAGCTGATCGCGCCGGAACGGCGCGACGCCGCGCTCGAATTGCTGCGCAACGCGATGCGCGGCGAAGCGGTCGAGGTCGATTCGCTCTTGCTCGATCGCCTCGGTAACCGGCTCGACGTGCAGCTCAAGCTCGTGCCGCTGCATGTCCACGGCGAGATTCACGGAGCCTATGCGATCTTCAAAAACGTGACCGCGCAACGCGAAGCGGAACGCGCGATCGCCGCGCAATCCGAACGCCTTCGCCGCCTGGTGATGGTCGCGGCATCGGGCCTCGAGTCGCTCGACGAACAGATCGATGGCGCGCTCAGCCTCGGTGTCGAGCTCTTCGGCTGGGACATCGGCTACGTCGCGCAATTCCAGCGCGATCGCGTGCTCGTGCGCAACGCCTCGGGCGAGGCGATGATGACCAAGGGAACGATCTTCCCGGCCCGAGCTTCCTTCTCGCACTACGTGATGGACCGTCACGCCCCGCACTTCATCCCCGACATGGATGCGCCGGAACTGCGCGAGGACCCGGTCCGTTCGACCGCACCGTGGCGTTCGTACTTCGGCGTGCCGCTCACCGTCTTCGGCGAACTCTACGGCGCCCTGGTCTTCGCCAGCCGCGCGTCGCACAGCGAAGGCATCGATCCGAGCGAGCGCGACCTGGTGCAGTTGATCGGACTCTTTGTCTCGGCCGCGCTCGAACGCGCCGCGCAGAACGAGCGCATCGAGCAGATGGCCTTCAACGACGCACTGACGGGCCTTCCCAACCGCGTACTCTTCACTGACCGTATCGAACAGACGATTGCGACCGCGCGGCGCTACGATCGCGGCTTCGCGGTGATGTACCTCGACGTCGACCACTTCAAAGCCGTCAACGACAAGTACGGGCACGCCGTCGGCGACGCCGCGCTGCAGGAAGTAGCGCACCGCTTGCGTCTAGCCACCCGCGAGAGCGATACGATCTCGCGCTTCGGCGGCGACGAGTTCGTGATCTTGCAGCCGATCGTCGACGGGCCGAGCGACGCGGCCGATCTCGCGCGCAAACTCAACGTCGCGATGCAGGATCCGGTCGTCATCGACGGTGCCCCGCACAAGATTCGGTTGAGCATCGGTATCGCGCTCTACCCCAGCGACGGCTCGACCATCGAAGCGCTGATGGAAGGCGCCGACCGCGCGCTCTACCGCGCCAAGAAAGAGGGGCGCAACCGCTGGTGCTTCGCCGACGTGGAGAACGCGCGCCGCACGCTGACGAAACCGCGCGTCATGAGCCGAGAAGCTGCGGAATAAACTGCCCCAACACGTAGACTAGCGAGAGCAGTCCGATCACGATCGCGGTCGTCCATGCGATCGCGTTCGCGAGCGGACCGTTCGTGTACGCGCCCATCACCGATTTGCGATTGATGATGATCAGCATCAGCACGAGCTCGAACGGAAGCAGCACGCCCTGCAAGAGCTGCGCGAAGAGAATGAATTGCAGCAGCGGGAGGCCGGGGATGAGCACGAACCCGGCGCCCAGCACCAAGCCCGCGGCAAAGAGCGTGAAAAAGAGCGGCGCCTCGGAAAAACGGCGGTCGATCGCAGCCTCGAAGCCGAGCGCTTCGCAGACGATGTAGCTGGTCGAGAGCGGCAATACGGTTGCGGTAAAGAGTCCCGCGTTGAGGATTCCAATCGCAAAAATCAGGGCCGCCGCTTCGCCCGCGAGCGGTTTGAGCGCGACGGCAAAGTCCATCGCGGTTTGCGGGTTGAGCCTGGCGCCGTGTTCGTTGGCGATGAAGATCGTTGCCGCGTTGGCGATGATCATGAAGCCGGCGAGCGCGATCGCGAGAATCGACCCGTTCGTCACGTCGATACGAGTGAACGTCAGATCCTCGGTACGCGATCCCTTTTCGACGACCTGCGACTGCAAGAAGAACTGCATGTAGGGCGAGATCGTCGTTCCGATGACCGTCACCACCATGGCGAGCCAGCCGGCCTGGTGGAAGGCGAAGTGCGGAATAAACGTGCCGGTTGCCACGCGGTGCCAATCAGGCTTGGCTAGGACGGCGGAGACGATGTAGCTCAGGTACATCAGCGAGAAGACGACGAAGACACGCTCGACGACTTTGCTGTTGAAGCGCAGGACGAAGAAGAAGACCGCCACCAGCGCGAGCGGAACTCCGACGTAGCGCGAGATGCCGAAATGTTCGGACGCGGCGGCGATGCCGGCGAATTCGGTCGACGTGATCAGCGTGTTGATGAGGAAGAGCACGAGCATGGCAAAGACCGAGATCCGCACGCCGAAGCCCTCGCGAATCAGCGCGGCGAGGCCCTTCCCGGTCACGCAGCCCATGCGCGCCGACATCTCCTGCACCACGATCAGCGCGACCGCGAGCGGAACCATCAGCCACAGGATGTCGTAGCCGAACTGTGCCCCCGCCGACGAATACGTCGCGATGCCGCCGACGTCGTTGCCGGCCGATGCCGTAACGAAGCCCGGGCCGAGAACCGCGAAGAGCAGAAGGAGGGTACGCCAGGGCGAACGGCGTCGCGGCGTTTCCGCCGCAGCGGCCGTGCTAGCCGGCGACGCTTGCATCCGGCTGACGCGAACGGCGGTGAGCGGTGAATTTGGGAAGTTTACGCGCGACGTCCTCGGGCATGATCGCGTCGATCGCGTCGTCGACGGTGACGATACCGAGCATCTTGTTCTTCGGATCGACCACCGGCACCGCGAGCAGGTCGTAGCGCGCGATCGTTGCGGCGACCTCTTCCGAAGGCATGTCGGGATGGATTACCACCAGATCCGTGTCCATGATCGTGTCGATCGATGCCAGCGGATCGGCCAGCAGCAGCGTACGCAGCGAGAGCGCGCCGAGCAGCGTGTCCTCCTTGTCGACTACGTAGAGGTAGTAGATGAATTCCGAGGTCGGTGCGATCTCGCGAATCTTACGGATCGTCGCCTCGGCGGTGCGGTGCGGATAGATCCA from Candidatus Baltobacteraceae bacterium includes these protein-coding regions:
- a CDS encoding RidA family protein translates to MAANETVRSDGAPAPIGPYSQAIRSGKTLYCSGQIALDPTSGALIDGDVAAQTEQAMKNLGAVLRAAGFDYDDIVKTSIFLIDMNDFAAVNEVYGRYVDAAKPARSTVAVAALPRGARVEIDCIARK
- a CDS encoding helix-turn-helix domain-containing protein, with the translated sequence MTPDRIIEFAEELSRIAAAGGGPKALAAHLSDAAGMGVLVEDAEWRHVATAGKGSLPATARGLGNGRVHTVAIASGTNQLGYLSVFPGTPEVDQELVRIVRLAAAAIALELAREADGGRTRRRTFWERLIGGAYHEIGSAREDAAARGVTLATQYVCIALEAEPGPDEDHAPALAELRALAAETFRASDADVGILERGVTLTVLVPAGREVDAENAKTAAQLLPKSAAKRKSGLRIAGGVSAVVAPLGAQRGVANAEAALTIGRRIYGGGRVAAYDELGAYALLYDGADVEHLRALARAVLAPLRAYDEKHQTELERTLALYFATGQNVKTTASELNVHRHTVFYRLRQINEISGRSLESAHDQLTLRLALAIDALHNQQ
- a CDS encoding diguanylate cyclase, with translation MDPQVLREAVASLYEDTPDAVVMYDATGHTIAANEAAQALTGYSPGEFIGSPYRLHVVETDFSRLELALKTGLAGGTDHFDTSVKHREGTLIPVECYVFPARFNGEIVGVFAQARDIVALRSAESSLTINQEKFRSLFEYHPDGIMELKSSGAISRVNVALEGETGYYGEQVVGKPWTELIAPERRDAALELLRNAMRGEAVEVDSLLLDRLGNRLDVQLKLVPLHVHGEIHGAYAIFKNVTAQREAERAIAAQSERLRRLVMVAASGLESLDEQIDGALSLGVELFGWDIGYVAQFQRDRVLVRNASGEAMMTKGTIFPARASFSHYVMDRHAPHFIPDMDAPELREDPVRSTAPWRSYFGVPLTVFGELYGALVFASRASHSEGIDPSERDLVQLIGLFVSAALERAAQNERIEQMAFNDALTGLPNRVLFTDRIEQTIATARRYDRGFAVMYLDVDHFKAVNDKYGHAVGDAALQEVAHRLRLATRESDTISRFGGDEFVILQPIVDGPSDAADLARKLNVAMQDPVVIDGAPHKIRLSIGIALYPSDGSTIEALMEGADRALYRAKKEGRNRWCFADVENARRTLTKPRVMSREAAE
- a CDS encoding glutamine synthetase family protein, whose translation is MHSTTNNKRDVVKVAKERNVRFVRLVFADIFGVSKNVSIPASELEAALDGRVTFDGGSIDGFVRGEELDMVLRPDPATFAVYPWPSPEGAQARLLCDIAMPDGSPFEGCPRTTLARAIESANAVLPALRIGLEVEFYLFEGGTKTSDVGSYFDFSANDRGEDARSAIVAALQSMGIAVASAHHEHGPGQHEIDLAFEDPLAAADNVLTLRTIAKHVAAGFGLDATFMPKPLEERAGNGLHVEFRLGEQSDEETMLYVIGGLLEHASAATAICNPTVNSYKRLVAAWDAPIYTVWSERSVNALVRVPPASRPHLIEMRSPDPACNPYLALAVLLGAAGDGVARSLLPGGALAGSTYDLDERERHERGIGLLPKSLRQAISELDKDPVVRAALGDHIYHAFRDAKLAEYESYRRAVHPWEHRAYLKLY
- a CDS encoding Nramp family divalent metal transporter, with protein sequence MQASPASTAAAAETPRRRSPWRTLLLLFAVLGPGFVTASAGNDVGGIATYSSAGAQFGYDILWLMVPLAVALIVVQEMSARMGCVTGKGLAALIREGFGVRISVFAMLVLFLINTLITSTEFAGIAAASEHFGISRYVGVPLALVAVFFFVLRFNSKVVERVFVVFSLMYLSYIVSAVLAKPDWHRVATGTFIPHFAFHQAGWLAMVVTVIGTTISPYMQFFLQSQVVEKGSRTEDLTFTRIDVTNGSILAIALAGFMIIANAATIFIANEHGARLNPQTAMDFAVALKPLAGEAAALIFAIGILNAGLFTATVLPLSTSYIVCEALGFEAAIDRRFSEAPLFFTLFAAGLVLGAGFVLIPGLPLLQFILFAQLLQGVLLPFELVLMLIIINRKSVMGAYTNGPLANAIAWTTAIVIGLLSLVYVLGQFIPQLLGS